From the genome of Thermogutta terrifontis, one region includes:
- the yajC gene encoding preprotein translocase subunit YajC — translation MGLAGIPGELLVINARGKAEAHLVSAVSFQAACSRKDSRLWRQLIADPAGRREMRLLFSGLRKIKKVHSMLISFMPLLAEAGAGNAGGSSGGLIMMLTLWIPLIIVFYFLLIRPERKERARRQAMLNALKKNDRVLTIGGIYGVVTNVHREANEVTIRVDDANNTRIRCTLSAIAQVLGEETPSEKQKEG, via the coding sequence ATGGGCTTGGCAGGAATACCGGGCGAGTTGCTGGTGATCAATGCCCGTGGCAAAGCGGAAGCCCATCTGGTTTCAGCCGTTTCTTTCCAGGCGGCTTGCTCGCGTAAGGATTCGCGGTTGTGGAGACAACTCATCGCGGATCCGGCGGGCCGTCGCGAAATGCGATTGTTGTTTTCTGGACTACGGAAGATTAAAAAGGTCCATTCCATGTTGATCTCGTTCATGCCTCTCTTGGCCGAAGCCGGTGCCGGGAACGCTGGTGGTTCCTCGGGCGGTCTCATCATGATGTTGACGCTCTGGATCCCGCTGATCATCGTGTTTTACTTCCTGCTCATCCGTCCGGAGCGGAAGGAGCGTGCCCGACGCCAGGCCATGCTCAACGCCTTGAAGAAAAACGACCGAGTCCTTACGATTGGCGGAATCTACGGGGTGGTGACAAACGTCCACCGAGAAGCCAACGAGGTAACCATTCGTGTCGACGACGCGAACAACACGCGAATTCGCTGCACGCTGAGCGCTATCGCTCAGGTTCTGGGTGAAGAAACACCCTCTGAAAAGCAAAAAGAAGGTTGA
- a CDS encoding TPR end-of-group domain-containing protein: MTAGKFDLIRSKHLLREAEGYLELGLAQQALETLERLPDPYCDNPVALLLRAEALRELERYEEALGVFQRLEELDPDDVRVYLAKGWCHKRVGRIDLACADLEKAAELEPDNPLVCYNLACYYSLAGNKDKALSLLKKALTLEPDYRKLVPAETDFDPIRSDPEFNRLLEAAGETA, translated from the coding sequence ATGACCGCGGGAAAGTTCGACCTTATCCGATCGAAGCACCTGTTGAGGGAGGCCGAGGGTTACCTTGAGCTGGGGCTCGCCCAGCAAGCCTTGGAGACGCTGGAGCGGCTCCCGGATCCATATTGCGACAATCCAGTGGCGCTGCTACTCCGCGCGGAGGCCCTCCGCGAGCTGGAGCGATACGAGGAGGCGCTCGGTGTCTTCCAACGCTTGGAAGAGCTCGACCCGGATGATGTGCGTGTTTATCTTGCCAAGGGCTGGTGTCACAAGCGGGTGGGGCGCATTGATCTGGCGTGTGCCGATTTGGAGAAAGCCGCTGAGCTGGAACCCGACAATCCGCTCGTCTGTTACAACCTCGCGTGTTACTACAGTCTCGCCGGGAACAAGGATAAGGCCCTGTCTCTTCTCAAAAAGGCACTCACGTTGGAGCCAGACTACCGGAAGCTGGTTCCCGCCGAAACCGATTTTGATCCCATTCGTTCCGATCCCGAATTCAACCGCCTGCTTGAAGCCGCCGGGGAAACCGCGTAA
- a CDS encoding sialidase family protein, whose translation MSSTICPQRGGRSALRDNSKGARVNRRQLLLALAGTMAVPAVVRAARLFGSETPRFEVQEVKTISRLPHRYHGWPTVTRRKNGQLVLVYSGGREAHVCPFGRVEMMTSNNDGHWWTYPRVLWDSAIDDRDSGVLETVRGTLLVTTFTSLAYVPLLTRALGAEGKGSDWPAEKLDRWRAAHERLSEDERQKQLGVWMMRSEDGGVTWSAPYDCLVNSPHGPIQLQDGRLLYAGKDLWRTKRVGVCVSQDDGRTWEWLATLPVRQGDDPNQYHELHAVETTEGRLVLQLRNHNPQNAGETLQCESDDGGKTWSTPHSIGVWGLPSHLIRLRDGRLLMSYGHRREPFGCQARLSSDGGRTWSEPLVIYGEGAGGDLGYPSTVELADGGLLTIWYELLRESPYAVLRQARWRLL comes from the coding sequence ATGTCTTCGACGATTTGTCCGCAGCGGGGTGGTCGATCTGCCCTTCGTGATAATTCGAAGGGGGCCCGGGTAAATCGGCGACAATTGCTTCTCGCCTTGGCGGGGACGATGGCCGTGCCCGCCGTCGTTCGAGCAGCACGCCTTTTTGGAAGTGAGACGCCCCGTTTCGAGGTTCAGGAAGTGAAAACGATCAGCCGGCTTCCCCACCGTTATCACGGTTGGCCTACAGTGACGCGACGAAAGAACGGCCAGCTTGTCCTGGTGTATTCGGGCGGGCGCGAGGCCCACGTGTGTCCATTTGGCCGGGTGGAAATGATGACCTCCAACAACGACGGCCACTGGTGGACTTACCCGCGGGTTTTGTGGGATAGTGCGATCGACGATCGTGATTCTGGCGTCCTTGAGACAGTGCGGGGGACTCTCCTTGTGACCACGTTCACCTCGCTGGCGTACGTTCCCCTGTTGACACGAGCCCTGGGGGCGGAAGGGAAAGGAAGTGATTGGCCTGCCGAAAAACTGGACCGCTGGCGGGCGGCCCACGAGCGCCTCTCCGAAGATGAGCGTCAAAAGCAGCTGGGCGTGTGGATGATGCGCTCGGAGGATGGGGGTGTCACCTGGTCAGCCCCGTACGATTGCCTGGTGAACAGTCCTCATGGTCCGATTCAGCTTCAGGATGGACGGCTGCTCTATGCCGGCAAGGACCTCTGGCGAACAAAGAGAGTCGGCGTGTGTGTTTCGCAGGATGACGGTCGAACCTGGGAGTGGCTGGCCACGCTGCCGGTCCGACAGGGCGATGATCCGAATCAATACCACGAACTGCATGCTGTGGAGACGACCGAGGGCCGATTGGTGCTACAGCTCCGGAATCACAATCCCCAGAATGCGGGAGAGACGTTGCAGTGCGAGTCCGATGATGGGGGAAAAACCTGGTCAACTCCACATTCCATCGGGGTGTGGGGATTGCCCTCTCATCTTATTCGACTGCGGGACGGACGGCTGCTGATGAGCTACGGCCATCGCCGTGAACCTTTTGGGTGTCAGGCCCGATTGAGCAGCGACGGTGGCCGAACGTGGTCCGAGCCGCTCGTGATCTATGGAGAGGGAGCGGGCGGCGATTTGGGTTATCCTTCCACTGTAGAACTGGCTGACGGCGGCCTGCTGACGATCTGGTACGAACTGCTCCGCGAGTCTCCCTACGCTGTGTTGCGGCAGGCCCGCTGGCGGCTCCTCTGA
- a CDS encoding tail protein X, with protein MGVDRGLVVFILLAALSVGAVWGLLSRPPRAHSFSATFNSSAPPSLTSTPFPSPPNSPLSTTSQTLPSSDADTSIPPEIIAAPETHLLLSLSNQKPPAIPERYPAGQFVAHNERNGTGRESLAENTLHDGSGKQVPSANDSRLLGSSRESLQTSESRKTVGRETLRYRIQDGDTLPDLARRFYGDPGRWRVIFEANRSIIPDPDLLPIGTEIVLPALQPQSTD; from the coding sequence ATGGGAGTGGACCGCGGACTCGTTGTTTTTATCCTCCTTGCAGCGCTCTCGGTGGGTGCTGTGTGGGGATTGCTTTCCCGCCCACCACGGGCCCACTCTTTTTCCGCAACGTTTAACAGCTCCGCACCCCCCTCCCTGACATCGACGCCGTTCCCCTCCCCCCCGAATTCGCCGCTCAGCACAACCAGCCAAACGCTCCCCTCTTCCGATGCCGATACGTCCATTCCACCGGAGATCATAGCGGCTCCGGAAACCCACCTTCTGTTGTCACTCAGCAATCAAAAGCCCCCGGCGATTCCCGAGCGGTATCCTGCCGGTCAATTCGTGGCTCACAACGAGAGAAACGGAACCGGCCGCGAGTCTCTCGCCGAGAATACTCTCCATGATGGAAGTGGAAAACAGGTTCCCTCTGCCAACGATTCACGGTTGCTGGGGAGTTCACGAGAATCTCTGCAAACGTCTGAAAGTCGCAAGACGGTCGGGCGAGAGACCCTCCGCTACCGCATTCAGGACGGCGATACCCTCCCGGACCTTGCCCGGCGATTCTACGGCGACCCAGGCCGATGGCGGGTCATCTTCGAAGCAAACCGGTCAATAATCCCAGACCCGGACCTGCTCCCCATCGGCACGGAAATCGTTCTACCGGCCCTCCAACCTCAGAGCACAGATTAG
- the secD gene encoding protein translocase subunit SecD, whose amino-acid sequence MERRSTRCRFGWIVGIASALVFAAVVGGGSFTAITPLAMAVEAVADSASQPSPVAQAAPPKTEAPAQSEKATSQAPAPVAKPDQEQPNAPPATAGAGTQPQATGQAETAPPAPASPQQATKAPAEGKESQPGQPPSQQPKAASPTFLSRVLNIVTYLVFLFIIFGVPVIVAYFLCEWWRAREYFGRISFILFTIVLAVVILLTRWPPKLGIDLSGGVIMVYEIEGAVRQPGARAQGATDQIDMDQLIAALNRRVNPSGVKEVTIRRFGPQQIEIIVPEVDEEEVAQLERVISSVGTLEFRILANMRDHRRLIERALTLPPDEHELYDDRGNLLAWWVPVAKGQEEAIGNFGEIAVRKGRYRNEDWLEILVVKDRYNVTGADLFRVREGVDEQMQPCVEFILKAGSAQQRFGALTSDNRPDPTTGFTRRLGIILDGYLYSAPQIRSPIFDRGQITGIPSREEVQALIQVLQAGSLPAVLSPTPVSRLVTGPQLGRDIIRQSVIAMILAAIIVFAFMIAYYRFAGVVACLAVILNLLMLVALMILLKAAFTLPGLAGLTLTVGMAVDANVLIYERIREELSRKATLRMAIRNGFEKAMSAIIDSNLTTILTAVVLYFVGTDQVRGFAVTLFLGLVLNLYTAVFIARVIFEIGERRRWIKKLSMMQVIGATNFDFMGVKNYCIAGSAALILLGLVALGMRGQGVLDIDFTGGVAVEVLFNKPKDIAEVRNRLSELRDLAVSDVRIEGEEPGRRYMINTSSPPGMEAEEYLKQVKQKITQVFGDELVHYRVDIEPITQTSFWRDTPGTHLAAGPLSGWPSAIAGLLWGENAPSQAPPQTGNAPASSAQETAAPPSAPATSSAPSQPSESTGAPGTTADHGEKSSTPAKTGAQRFPTRVLLKFEHKLNYETLEGLVKNVLAKLPEPDRDADFELYNEHYRRGDTTGYNQWELRLTLPPEKGMQVAQQVKAELEKTVYFPSSNTIGGKVAGSTRIRALYALVLSVAGMIIYLWVRFTRVSFGVAAAIALVHDVLITVGMIALSAYVANLLSFLLIDEFKIGLAVLAALLTIIGYSVNDTIIIFDRIREVKGKTPFLTPQIINTSVNQTLSRTLITSLTTLFVIVVLYIGGGAGIHAFSFTLLVGVITGTYSSIFIASPILLWLSPRPTGPASQVRSLQYVS is encoded by the coding sequence ATGGAACGCCGTTCTACTCGTTGCCGTTTTGGTTGGATAGTCGGAATTGCCTCGGCTCTGGTCTTTGCCGCAGTGGTGGGCGGTGGGAGTTTTACCGCCATAACGCCCCTGGCGATGGCCGTGGAAGCAGTCGCTGATTCGGCCAGCCAGCCGTCGCCCGTGGCACAAGCAGCTCCGCCGAAGACCGAAGCTCCGGCTCAATCAGAAAAGGCCACGTCACAGGCCCCTGCTCCGGTCGCCAAACCGGACCAGGAACAGCCAAACGCCCCGCCCGCTACGGCGGGTGCAGGCACCCAACCCCAGGCGACCGGTCAGGCCGAAACGGCTCCCCCCGCTCCAGCGAGCCCTCAACAGGCGACAAAGGCCCCCGCTGAAGGGAAAGAATCTCAACCTGGGCAGCCTCCTTCCCAACAACCCAAAGCGGCCAGCCCCACATTCCTCTCCCGCGTTCTCAACATCGTCACTTATCTGGTGTTTCTCTTCATCATCTTTGGCGTGCCGGTCATTGTTGCCTACTTCCTTTGCGAATGGTGGCGGGCGCGAGAATATTTTGGCCGAATTTCCTTTATTCTGTTCACCATCGTGCTTGCGGTTGTCATTCTCTTGACGCGCTGGCCGCCGAAGCTGGGAATCGACCTCAGCGGCGGTGTCATCATGGTGTACGAAATCGAAGGTGCGGTACGGCAACCGGGAGCACGGGCACAAGGGGCTACCGATCAGATTGATATGGATCAGCTCATCGCAGCCCTCAACCGCCGGGTTAACCCCAGCGGTGTAAAGGAAGTGACGATTCGCCGGTTTGGTCCGCAACAGATCGAAATTATTGTCCCCGAGGTGGACGAGGAAGAAGTCGCCCAGCTGGAACGCGTCATCAGCAGCGTCGGTACGCTGGAGTTCCGCATCCTGGCCAATATGCGGGACCACCGGCGGCTCATCGAGCGGGCTCTGACCCTTCCCCCCGACGAACACGAACTCTACGACGACCGTGGGAATCTCTTGGCATGGTGGGTTCCGGTCGCCAAGGGCCAGGAAGAGGCCATCGGTAACTTCGGCGAAATCGCCGTCCGGAAAGGCCGGTATCGAAACGAGGATTGGCTGGAGATTCTCGTCGTCAAGGATCGCTACAACGTCACCGGCGCCGACCTATTCCGGGTGCGGGAAGGGGTGGACGAACAGATGCAACCCTGTGTGGAATTCATTCTCAAGGCAGGGAGTGCGCAGCAGCGGTTCGGCGCTTTGACGAGCGACAATCGCCCGGATCCCACCACCGGTTTCACTCGCCGGCTGGGCATCATCCTTGATGGTTACCTCTATTCGGCCCCGCAGATCAGAAGCCCCATTTTCGACCGTGGTCAGATCACGGGAATACCCTCGCGGGAAGAGGTGCAGGCCCTCATTCAGGTGCTGCAGGCGGGAAGCCTGCCCGCCGTCCTCAGCCCCACTCCCGTCAGCCGACTTGTCACCGGCCCCCAACTTGGCCGAGATATAATCCGCCAGAGCGTTATCGCCATGATTCTGGCGGCCATCATCGTGTTTGCTTTCATGATCGCCTATTATCGGTTCGCCGGTGTGGTGGCCTGCCTGGCTGTGATCCTCAACCTTCTCATGCTGGTGGCTTTGATGATTTTACTTAAGGCGGCGTTCACCCTGCCCGGCCTGGCAGGTTTGACGTTGACAGTCGGTATGGCCGTGGACGCCAACGTCCTCATCTACGAGCGTATCCGCGAGGAACTCTCCCGCAAAGCGACGTTGCGGATGGCCATTCGTAACGGCTTCGAAAAGGCGATGAGCGCGATCATCGACTCCAACCTGACCACGATACTTACGGCCGTCGTCCTTTACTTCGTGGGAACCGACCAGGTACGGGGTTTCGCGGTGACGCTGTTTCTGGGGCTCGTTTTGAACCTCTACACGGCCGTGTTTATCGCCCGCGTGATCTTTGAAATCGGCGAGCGTCGCCGGTGGATCAAGAAGCTTTCCATGATGCAGGTCATTGGCGCTACCAACTTTGACTTCATGGGCGTTAAAAACTACTGCATCGCTGGCAGCGCCGCCCTCATTCTGCTGGGGCTTGTGGCCCTGGGCATGCGTGGCCAGGGCGTGCTGGATATCGATTTCACGGGCGGGGTGGCGGTGGAGGTTCTGTTCAACAAACCCAAGGATATCGCTGAAGTGCGGAATCGACTGAGCGAACTCCGGGACCTAGCGGTGAGTGACGTCCGCATCGAAGGCGAAGAGCCAGGACGGCGCTATATGATCAACACGTCGAGCCCGCCCGGCATGGAAGCGGAAGAATATCTCAAGCAGGTCAAACAGAAAATCACGCAAGTATTCGGCGACGAGCTCGTCCATTACAGGGTGGACATCGAGCCGATCACACAAACCAGCTTCTGGCGAGATACTCCGGGCACACATCTGGCTGCTGGTCCATTGTCCGGCTGGCCATCGGCGATTGCGGGGCTCCTCTGGGGTGAAAATGCACCCTCGCAAGCTCCCCCCCAAACTGGCAATGCACCGGCTTCTTCTGCCCAGGAGACTGCCGCTCCACCGTCCGCACCAGCCACTTCGTCGGCACCGAGCCAGCCCAGTGAATCGACCGGTGCCCCTGGAACAACGGCTGACCACGGAGAAAAGTCGTCAACGCCTGCGAAAACAGGCGCCCAGCGTTTCCCCACCAGGGTTCTTTTGAAATTCGAGCACAAGCTCAATTACGAAACGCTTGAAGGACTGGTCAAGAATGTTCTTGCAAAGTTACCAGAGCCTGATCGCGATGCGGACTTCGAGCTGTACAACGAACATTACCGCCGGGGCGACACCACCGGCTACAACCAGTGGGAACTGCGGCTGACACTTCCGCCAGAAAAAGGAATGCAGGTAGCCCAACAGGTCAAAGCCGAACTGGAAAAGACGGTTTACTTCCCGTCTTCCAACACGATCGGAGGAAAGGTCGCCGGAAGCACCAGAATCCGCGCTCTTTATGCCCTAGTACTTTCGGTGGCCGGTATGATTATCTACCTTTGGGTACGGTTCACCCGGGTGAGCTTCGGCGTGGCGGCCGCTATCGCCCTCGTTCACGACGTCCTCATCACAGTGGGCATGATTGCGCTCAGTGCTTACGTGGCCAACCTGCTGAGTTTCCTCCTCATCGACGAATTCAAGATCGGTCTCGCCGTGCTTGCGGCCTTGCTCACGATCATCGGGTATTCTGTCAATGACACGATCATCATCTTTGACCGGATTCGCGAGGTGAAAGGAAAGACACCCTTCTTGACCCCGCAAATCATCAACACAAGCGTCAACCAAACGCTGAGCCGAACGCTCATCACTTCGCTCACCACGCTTTTCGTCATCGTCGTCCTGTACATTGGGGGCGGGGCAGGAATTCACGCCTTCAGCTTTACGCTCTTGGTAGGCGTGATTACCGGGACCTACAGCTCAATATTCATCGCCTCGCCGATACTTTTGTGGCTGTCGCCGCGTCCCACCGGCCCTGCCTCGCAGGTCCGATCTCTTCAGTACGTTTCATAG
- a CDS encoding DUF2752 domain-containing protein, translating into MTELLKTGNGCNPSTAKCRNRRDDRRLRPLERIARLTFGFVVLGVLGTAWPLQPSPSGFGTHEQLGLPPCAMVRWFGLRCPTCGMTTAWSHCVRGQWRQALRASVSGTMLAVAAAVVGLAAVVSGLTGISGPKISMAAFNQTLLTVLGVIVGEWVIRMVFRLW; encoded by the coding sequence ATGACCGAGTTACTGAAAACCGGTAACGGATGCAATCCGTCAACAGCAAAGTGTCGTAACCGTCGTGATGACCGGCGGCTGAGACCCCTGGAGCGGATAGCTCGTTTAACGTTTGGCTTTGTGGTGCTGGGAGTTTTGGGGACGGCCTGGCCCCTACAGCCCTCCCCCAGCGGCTTTGGAACGCATGAGCAACTGGGATTACCCCCGTGCGCGATGGTGCGGTGGTTCGGATTGCGGTGTCCGACTTGCGGGATGACCACGGCGTGGTCGCACTGCGTGCGGGGTCAGTGGCGACAGGCGCTGCGGGCCAGTGTCAGCGGCACGATGTTGGCGGTGGCGGCGGCTGTCGTGGGGCTGGCGGCTGTGGTTTCCGGCTTGACCGGCATCAGCGGACCGAAAATCTCAATGGCAGCTTTCAATCAAACCCTCCTCACTGTACTGGGGGTGATTGTGGGGGAATGGGTGATCCGGATGGTGTTCCGGTTGTGGTAA
- the rny gene encoding ribonuclease Y encodes MAVFEPNQLIFLAVVCVLVAGLTFTVTKLIDYLRRKDAESEAKRIVEQAQREAEDLKRRTELELKERDLQERAAREAEFQKIREELHQRERALEKREDAVEEQAAQLRRQEQIVETTQRRLTERLEEVNRRKEELQKLLDLQRQVLHEVSGLSREEATKRLLELLESQLQQEVGALVLKYEQKLHEMCQQKSRDILLTAIQRYAAAHTAETTTSTVDIPNDEMKGRIIGREGRNIRTFEKLTGVDVIIDDTPGVVIVSAFDAVRREIARIALNKLIADGRIHPSRIEEVVAETQQEMDEFIRQMGQAACQEVDIRGLHERLIYMLGRLHFRTSYSQNVLRHSIEVAFLAGMIADELGLDGALARRCGLLHDIGKAADHEAEGGHPKIGADLLRRYGEPPEVIHAAAAHHEDLRVENPYTVIVAAADACSASRPGARRETLERYIKRMEELESIASSFPGVEQAYAIQAGRELRVMVNAKETTDEIAAKICRDIARAFEERLNYPGEIKVTVLRETRCTEIAR; translated from the coding sequence TTGGCCGTGTTCGAACCAAACCAGCTTATCTTTCTGGCAGTCGTTTGTGTCCTTGTAGCGGGGTTGACGTTCACTGTCACCAAATTAATCGATTATCTGCGGCGCAAAGACGCTGAGTCTGAGGCCAAGCGGATTGTCGAGCAGGCCCAGCGAGAGGCGGAGGATCTCAAGCGGCGGACGGAGCTGGAACTCAAGGAGCGGGATCTTCAGGAGCGGGCGGCGCGGGAAGCGGAATTTCAGAAAATCCGCGAAGAACTCCATCAACGAGAGCGGGCCCTCGAGAAGCGGGAAGATGCCGTCGAGGAGCAGGCCGCCCAGCTTCGCCGTCAGGAACAAATCGTGGAGACCACGCAGCGCCGCCTCACAGAGCGGTTGGAGGAGGTCAACCGGCGCAAAGAGGAGCTTCAGAAGTTGCTTGATCTGCAAAGGCAGGTCCTCCATGAGGTGAGCGGCCTGAGCCGGGAAGAGGCCACCAAGCGACTCCTTGAGCTTCTCGAATCGCAACTCCAGCAAGAAGTGGGTGCGCTCGTTCTCAAATACGAGCAAAAGTTGCACGAGATGTGTCAACAGAAAAGCCGAGATATTCTTCTGACGGCCATCCAGCGCTACGCGGCGGCCCACACTGCGGAGACGACAACCAGCACGGTCGATATTCCCAACGATGAGATGAAGGGGCGGATTATCGGTCGGGAGGGCCGCAACATTCGTACATTCGAAAAGCTCACAGGCGTGGATGTCATCATCGATGACACCCCCGGTGTGGTGATTGTCAGCGCATTCGACGCTGTTCGGCGGGAAATTGCACGAATTGCCCTCAATAAACTGATTGCGGATGGACGGATTCATCCCTCCCGAATCGAGGAAGTGGTGGCAGAGACCCAGCAAGAGATGGACGAGTTCATTCGCCAGATGGGGCAGGCGGCGTGTCAGGAAGTCGATATTCGTGGGCTCCATGAGCGTCTTATTTACATGTTAGGAAGGCTCCACTTCCGCACGAGTTACAGCCAGAATGTGCTTCGCCACTCCATCGAGGTTGCTTTCCTCGCCGGGATGATTGCGGACGAGCTCGGTCTTGACGGAGCCCTGGCCCGGCGGTGCGGTTTGCTGCACGACATTGGCAAGGCCGCGGACCATGAGGCGGAAGGTGGACATCCGAAAATCGGTGCGGATCTTCTCCGCCGCTATGGCGAACCGCCGGAAGTCATCCATGCTGCAGCGGCCCACCATGAGGATTTGCGGGTGGAAAATCCTTACACCGTCATTGTGGCGGCGGCGGATGCCTGCAGCGCTTCCCGACCGGGAGCCCGTCGAGAAACGCTGGAACGCTACATCAAACGCATGGAAGAGCTGGAGAGCATCGCATCGAGCTTCCCGGGCGTGGAGCAGGCCTACGCCATTCAGGCTGGGCGAGAGCTCCGTGTCATGGTGAATGCGAAGGAAACCACGGACGAAATTGCGGCGAAAATCTGCCGGGACATTGCCCGGGCCTTCGAGGAAAGACTCAATTACCCCGGGGAGATCAAAGTCACGGTACTTCGGGAAACTCGCTGTACAGAAATCGCGCGTTGA
- a CDS encoding YmdB family metallophosphoesterase codes for MLIGDVVGKPGRRITCRALPLLLRIFRLDFIVVNAENAAGGSGLTPELFYELVEAGAHCITMGDHIYARRQLEPVLRSDSRIVRPANYPAEAPGREYTILSAVNGEPVAVISLLGRVFMRPVDCYLAAADRVLSRLSSSVKVILVDFHAEATSDKQTLARYLDGRVSAVLGTHTHVPTADEQILPGGTAFQCDVGMTGPHESIIGRRIDRVLHTTRTFEPTPFDVATDDVRLNGAIVEVDPTTGKAQAIWRVCLREDDLREPTLSQIASRVMLRPSQQLS; via the coding sequence ATGCTGATCGGTGACGTGGTGGGAAAACCGGGCCGGCGAATCACATGCCGGGCCCTGCCGCTCCTGCTGCGAATTTTTCGGCTCGATTTCATCGTCGTTAACGCCGAAAATGCCGCCGGCGGATCCGGATTGACCCCCGAACTTTTTTACGAACTGGTGGAAGCCGGAGCCCATTGCATCACGATGGGCGACCATATTTACGCACGGCGTCAACTGGAACCTGTTCTGCGGTCGGATTCCCGGATCGTCCGGCCTGCGAATTACCCAGCAGAAGCACCTGGTCGGGAATACACCATTCTATCAGCGGTTAACGGGGAGCCTGTGGCGGTCATCAGTCTTCTGGGGCGGGTGTTCATGCGCCCGGTGGACTGTTACCTGGCGGCTGCCGACCGGGTCCTCAGTCGCTTGTCCAGTTCGGTCAAGGTGATTTTGGTGGATTTTCACGCTGAGGCCACCAGCGACAAGCAGACGCTGGCCCGGTATCTGGATGGGCGGGTCTCCGCCGTGCTGGGAACCCACACCCATGTTCCCACGGCCGATGAACAGATCCTTCCCGGCGGGACGGCCTTTCAGTGCGATGTGGGCATGACGGGGCCTCACGAGAGTATCATTGGACGGCGGATTGACCGGGTGCTCCACACCACCCGAACGTTTGAGCCGACGCCGTTCGACGTGGCCACGGATGACGTCCGCCTCAATGGCGCTATCGTGGAAGTGGACCCGACCACCGGTAAGGCGCAGGCAATTTGGCGCGTTTGTTTGCGTGAGGACGATCTAAGGGAACCGACCTTGTCTCAAATCGCTTCTCGCGTTATGCTTCGCCCCAGCCAACAGTTGTCATGA
- a CDS encoding alpha/beta hydrolase: protein MRRKRVVAAVVWASVLVWLMGTCGLNTCAIAQVRPQAPAANQAPRQVQPPAPPSQPAPQRPVPPAAAPAPKPPAPPTTSQRLPAPVEVSGTDLLTKDGVQLQATYYPSNKGKDAAVVMLIHGWKGSRRDFDRLAPFLQQQGYAVFVPDLRGHGASTQRLLPTPTTITVDKMPPTEVARMVDMDLETCKRFLLQKNNAGELNIEKLCLLGLDVGATVALDWARLDWSWPVYPGLKQGQDVKALILVSPKWSVPGLNVQAAMSHPGVTKALSIFLIVGKDSSKDLADAQRMYNIFSRFHPTPKEENPELQDLYFAKLPSTAQGKDLLLRFEQPLFQSIAYFVEHRVAKQPFPWQDRSKRKDQ from the coding sequence ATGCGCCGAAAAAGAGTTGTCGCGGCAGTGGTTTGGGCGTCGGTGCTGGTTTGGTTGATGGGCACATGCGGACTGAATACATGTGCAATTGCGCAGGTTCGCCCTCAGGCACCTGCAGCGAACCAGGCTCCTCGCCAGGTGCAACCGCCTGCTCCGCCCTCACAACCGGCGCCGCAACGGCCGGTTCCACCGGCTGCGGCGCCTGCTCCCAAGCCGCCAGCTCCTCCCACCACATCGCAGCGACTTCCCGCTCCGGTGGAGGTGAGCGGGACGGACCTCTTGACCAAGGATGGGGTGCAGCTTCAGGCGACATATTACCCCAGCAATAAAGGAAAGGATGCCGCGGTTGTGATGCTCATCCACGGCTGGAAAGGGAGCCGGAGAGATTTCGATCGGCTGGCGCCGTTCCTCCAGCAGCAGGGTTATGCGGTGTTTGTGCCCGATTTGCGTGGTCACGGTGCTAGCACGCAGCGGCTTCTGCCCACGCCGACCACAATCACCGTGGACAAGATGCCGCCCACGGAAGTTGCCCGGATGGTGGATATGGACCTCGAGACGTGCAAGCGGTTTTTGCTCCAGAAGAATAATGCGGGGGAACTCAATATTGAAAAGCTTTGTCTTTTAGGACTGGACGTGGGCGCGACTGTGGCCTTGGATTGGGCTCGCCTGGATTGGAGCTGGCCGGTGTACCCCGGACTCAAACAGGGCCAGGATGTGAAGGCGCTGATTCTCGTTTCTCCGAAGTGGTCGGTGCCCGGTCTGAATGTCCAGGCCGCCATGTCACATCCAGGTGTAACCAAGGCCCTCTCGATCTTCCTGATTGTGGGAAAGGACTCGAGCAAAGATTTGGCTGACGCCCAGCGGATGTACAACATTTTTTCGCGATTTCATCCGACCCCAAAAGAGGAGAACCCGGAACTGCAGGATCTCTACTTTGCAAAGCTTCCAAGCACGGCGCAGGGGAAGGATCTCTTACTCCGCTTTGAACAGCCGCTCTTTCAATCGATTGCCTACTTCGTCGAGCACCGGGTAGCTAAGCAGCCATTCCCGTGGCAGGACCGGTCTAAGCGAAAAGACCAGTGA